In a genomic window of Phycodurus eques isolate BA_2022a chromosome 2, UOR_Pequ_1.1, whole genome shotgun sequence:
- the gfod2 gene encoding glucose-fructose oxidoreductase domain-containing protein 2, whose amino-acid sequence MLPGVGVFGTGSTARVLVPMLKAEGFEVHALWGRSEEEACSLAKELGIQFHTSRSDDVLLHQDVDLVCIYIPPSMTRQIAVKALGIGKNVVAEKAATAVDSFQMVNAARYYPQLLSIMGSTLRFLPTFAAMRQLLVEGYVGEVQVCDVRVYGPSLLDQSYGWTCEDLMGGGGLHTVGSAIIDLLSYLTGTRAQRVHGLLRTFVQQNDTIRGIRRVTSDDFCFFQMLMGPCSGGVCCTVTLNFNMPGSFLHEVMVVGSAGRLVARGTELYGQRNSSKNEELLLGDGGWAGPDAKDIPLPHLRGLGGMVKALRHSFQAHQERRLWARGPVAMAPTFEDGLYVQTVVEAVKRSSCSGEWECVEIMSKEPDPNHNLCEALQRNKN is encoded by the exons ATGCTGCCAGGAGTCGGCGTGTTTGGGACAGGAAGCACAGCTCGAGTGCTGGTCCCAATGCTAAAAGCTGAGGGCTTTGAGGTCCATGCGCTCTGGGGGAGGAGTGAAGAGGAAGCATGCAGCCTGGCAAAGGAGCTCGGTATCCAGTTTCACACGAGTCGATCTGATGACGTCCTGTTACACCAAGATGTTGACCTTGTTTGCATCTATATTCCACCCTCAATGACACGGCAGATTGCTGTCAAAGCACTGG GCATAGGCAAGAATGTTGTAGCTGAGAAAGCTGCGACTGCTGTGGATTCTTTCCAGATGGTGAATGCAGCCAGATATTACCCGCAGCTGCTCAGCATTATGGGTAGCACCCTGCGTTTCCTCCCCACTTTTGCGGCGATGCGGCAGCTGCTGGTCGAGGGATACGTGGGTGAAGTGCAGGTATGCGACGTGCGCGTGTACGGCCCCAGCCTCCTGGACCAGTCGTACGGCTGGACTTGTGAGGACCTGATGGGAGGCGGGGGGCTGCACACAGTCGGCTCGGCCATCATCGACCTTTTAAGTTACCTGACCGGGACGCGGGCCCAACGCGTTCACGGCCTGCTACGCACCTTCgtacaacaaaatgacaccatcAGAGGCATCCGACGGGTCACCAGCgacgatttttgttttttccaaatgttgatGGGGCCGTGCTCGGGGGGCGTGTGCTGCACCGTGACCCTGAACTTCAACATGCCGGGTTCCTTTTTGCATGAGGTGATGGTAGTTGGATCTGCGGGGAGACTGGTGGCCAGGGGGACAGAACTGTACGGTCAGCGCAACAGCAGCAAAAACGAGGAGCTGTTGCTAGGTGACGGCGGCTGGGCTGGACCTGATGCGAAAGACATACCTTTGCCCCACTTGCGGGGGCTGGGTGGCATGGTCAAGGCCTTGAGACATTCCTTCCAGGCTCACCAGGAGCGCAGGTTATGGGCGCGCGGGCCGGTCGCCATGGCACCCACCTTCGAGGACGGCTTGTACGTGCAGACGGTTGTGGAGGCCGTAAAGCGGTCCAGCTGTAGTGGAGAGTGGGAGTGTGTTGAGATCATGAGTAAAGAGCCGGATCCCAACCACAACTTGTGCGAGGCTCTGCAGAGAAATAAGAACTAA
- the thap11 gene encoding THAP domain-containing protein 11 encodes MPGFTCCVPGCYSNSHRDRDLRFYTFPKDTTLREQWLRNISRAGVSGCFSTFQPTTGHRVCSVHFVGGRKTYSIRVPSLFPLRGVNERRSRRGRGKKLSTTAAAAPAGATTGVVINTVLGNTAEGAEANAGGEAIDDSITVVQIGQNGEYLGTARLPVATEAPFTAPIGASAELTAAIATAASAEDSAEQSVVQYVSVTSSPLDHSYSLTTGTTSAELLRKLNEQRDIIALMEVKMKEMKATIRQLRVMEAKLQEEVRERDRLLGGHPVPLNVNKKI; translated from the coding sequence ATGCCTGGattcacctgctgtgtcccCGGCTGCTACAGCAATTCGCATCGCGACCGAGACCTGCGCTTCTACACCTTTCCGAAGGACACCACGCTCAGAGAGCAGTGGCTGAGGAACATCTCCCGGGCCGGGGTCAGCGGCTGTTTCAGCACCTTCCAGCCCACCACGGGCCACCGGGTTTGCAGCGTGCACTTCGTCGGCGGCAGGAAAACCTACAGCATCCGAGTGCCGTCGCTGTTCCCCCTGAGGGGTGTGAACGAGCGCAGGAGTCGGCGCGGCAGAGGTAAGAAACTGTCTACGACGGCGGCTGCAGCCCCCGCCGGAGCCACCACCGGGGTCGTCATCAACACCGTGCTCGGGAACACCGCCGAGGGCGCCGAGGCCAACGCCGGCGGAGAGGCCATCGACGACAGCATCACGGTGGTGCAGATCGGCCAAAACGGGGAGTATCTGGGCACGGCGCGGCTGCCCGTGGCGACGGAGGCGCCGTTCACCGCGCCCATCGGAGCTTCCGCCGAACTCACCGCCGCCATCGCCACGGCCGCGAGCGCAGAGGACTCCGCCGAGCAGTCGGTCGTGCAGTACGTCAGCGTGACCAGCAGCCCGCTGGACCACTCGTACTCGCTGACCACCGGCACCACGTCGGCCGAGCTGCTGCGCAAACTCAACGAGCAGCGGGACATCATCGCCCTCATGGAGGTGAAGATGAAGGAGATGAAGGCCACCATCCGCCAGCTGCGGGTGATGGAGGCCAAGCTGCAGGAGGAGGTGCGGGAGCGGGACCGGCTGCTGGGCGGCCACCCGGTGCCGCTGAACGTCAACAAGAAAATCTAA